AACCACACGAGCATCGCGGGGCCGAACACCGCGCCCAGCCCGCCCGTGCCGTGCCGTTGCACAGCGAACAACAACAGCAAGATAGCGGCGGCGATCGGCACGACATACGGCTCGAACGCGTGCGTGGCCACGTTCAGTCCCTCCACGGCGGAAAGGACCGAGATGGCCGGCGTGATGATGCCATCTCCATACAACAACGCCGCACCAAACAAACCACACGCAATCAGCACGGTCCGTCGAAACGCCACCCGCGTCTCCTTCGGCATCACCAAGGCCAAAAGGGCGAGAATTCCACCTTCCCCCTCATTGTCCGCACGCATGACAAAAACGAGGTACTTCACGGAAATCACCACCGTGAGCGACCAGAACACGAGGGAGAGCACGCCTATGACGTTGTGCGGGCTAATGGGAACCGCGTGCGGGCCGATAAAGCACTCGCGCACCGCGTAGAGCGGCGAGGTGCCGATGTCCCCAAATACCACCCCCAAAGCAGCGAGCGCGAGACCCAGAACTGGCGACCGTTGCCCTTCTTCCTTGAATCCGGTCACGGACCCGCCGGCAACGGCCGCAGACTGCTCCGTTCCTGTATCTGCCATCCAGTCACCTCAACCACGGGTTATGCGCGGCAGTTGCACCGCTTCTCCCGGCCGTCATCTTTCCCCCCGCACCCGCCGTAAAAGCAACTATAGGGGGCTTCTCATGCGCAGTTACGGGATGCATCCGATAACCCAAAGTCTCACGTAGGATCAGGTCCTTCGCCCTGAGAAATTCAAAACTAGCGAACCCCGCCACGCAAGCAACGCGGATGCGAAAGCAGTGCACCGAAGGCTGCCCGAGACAACTTATTTCTTGACATGTGTTGCCCACCTGTCGTAAACGACGGCGTGCACGGGAGAGAGGGTCGCACCTCTTGGCCGGGTCAATTTTAAGGACGCGGGGGGTCGCATCCATGGTGAGAGGAAAACGAGAAGTCGTAGGGGCGGTGATCGCCGCAGCGGCCAGTGTGGCTTTGCTTGCGCTGGGAGCGCAAACGGCGAGCGCCCAAAGTTGCACTCAGGGCTTATTTGCCAACAAGTGTATCCCCGGTGGCGGTGGCAAAGCCACCGACTGCCACTTGGAATGGTACGTGCCCACCATGATGATCCCCGCTTCCCCGAAATTCACCGCGAGCGGCTTGCCGAAAAACAAGTACACGTGCTGGGAGGGCGACCCGCGGTGCGACGTGGATCCGGACCTCAGCAACAATAGCTGCACCGTGCCCGTTCAGCTCTGTATCAATAACAACGACCCCCGTTTCGCGGGTAAGTGCAACCCAAGCGGGCTGACCAGCTTCGAAGTCAAAAAGCCAAAGGCAACGAGTCTCGACCCGGCTGACGTCGCCAACCTGGCCGCGCTCGAATCGGCTGCCAGCTCCGGCTTCGGGCTCACGGTCATGCGCAAGAATACGCCCACAACGTCGGGTAGTTCGAATTCTTCGCCGGACCTATGTGGCGCGCCCGTACCCGTGGTCGTTCCACTCAAGATTACGCCATCTGGTCGGATCCGTCCGGGCACCCGCGCCATTCGCATCGTGGCCAAAAGCACCACGGGCGCGCTCGACCCCGATACGTTGAAAGTTCAGTGCTTCCCGAGCACCTGCGGCAACGGCATCGTCGAGGCGGACCACGAAACTTGCGACGACGGCAACCGAACCAACGGCGATGGTTGCAACCAAGGGTGCCAAATTGAGCTACCGACTCCGACGCCCACGCCGACGGGGACGAGCACCCCAACGCCCACCGCGACCGCGACCCCGACGGAGACGGCAACGCCTACGGCAACCGGAACCCCGACTAGGACCCCGACCGAAACGAAAACCTTTACTCCCACCCGCACGCACACACCGACTCACACTCCCACGATCACGCACACCCCGACGTGGACCTCAACCCCGACCAAAACGAACACACCCACACGGACGCCGACACCGACCAACACCCCCACACCGACCAACACCCCCACAGTCACCAACACTCCAACGATCACCCCCACACCCACCAACACACCCACACCTACGGCAACGTTCACGCCCACGCCACCACCGGAAATTTACCTCGACTCGCCCGCCCACGGCGTGTTCACGACTGCGAGCACGTCCACCGTGACCGGGCATGTGGTGAACCCGGTCCCCGGGCAAGTGGTGAAGATCAACGGAGTTACGGTGTGCTCCGGGCCGTGTACGAATTTCAGCTACAACATGCCGCTCGACGCTGGTTTGATCTTCAACCCTGTGCTGGCCGAACTCACTGTGCCCGCCACGGGGTTCAAGGTGCGCGACCGGCGGGTGATCATTCGCGGCCAGTCGGTGGCGGACGGTGCATTTTCCGTCAACGCCCTCGGCATGCGCATTAACGATTCGGGTTTCGACAAGCTCGAGCCGGTCATTCAAAGCATGATTCCGCTCGACTTGGCGAGCTTGCTGCCCCCGGGCATGCTGATTACGGATGACGACATTTGCGTCGCCAGCCTCTTTGGAGGGTGTATCGGTGCAATCGATAAGGTGTACGTATGTAGGCCACCAGGCCAAACATGTGCGAGCGGTGACCGCCCATCGTTCTCTGGATTCACGATCAACATTGACTCGCAAACCGGTTACGTCCAACTGGATCTCACGCTCTACAACATCCGTCTCGTGCTGTGGATTGTCGGGTCTGGTATCGTGCCTGACTGCGCGGTGAGGGTGACGGCAAACAGCGCATTGATTCGCGGGAATTACACCCTGGCACCTGCTTCCCCCGATCCGAGTTTCTTGGATGTCAATCAGCAAGGAGATGTAAGCGTCACATTCTCGAACTTTGACGGGCAGATCGAAGGCGGATTCACGTGCGACATCGTGAACTTCTTGGCGCCGCTCTTCGTCGACCTCGAACAAACAGCCCGCGATCAGTTGGTGAACTACCTGCGCGATCCGGACGGTGCAGGACCCCAGGATTCCGTTATCGCCGATGCGATGGAAACAGCACTATCGAACCTCTCCATTGCCGGAGCGATTGGCGGCGCACTGGGCGTGCAACTCGACGCGCCGTTCAACTTCGTGTCGCCCGACAACCAAGGCGTCACCTTCGGAGTGAATGCCCGAATCATGTCCACGGACAAGCCTCCACACACCCCCGACTTCACGGCCTCCCTCCACGTGCCGGAAGCCTTCCCGTCGTACGGCACCACCACCCCGGTGCAAAACCTGCCCTACCACATGGCCATTAGTCTCGGCACCTCGGCAATGAACCAACTCCTCAAGGCCCTGACCGAGGAAGGCATCCTGAACATTGACATCAGCCAGATCGATCTCGGCTCGGGCCCGGTGGACATTACCTCCGACCTCCTGGCGTTGTTCCTGCCCGAATTCGGCAACCTGCCATCGGGAACGCAACTAACGATCCGCATCGAGCCAACCATTGCTCCAGTGCTCACTGGAAACTTGGGGCCGAATCCGGGAGATCTGGCGGAACTCAAGCTGGCCCACTTGTTGATCTCGATTTGGTCGCGCGACCTCTCCACGCTCTACTTGCGGGGCGCAGTGGATGCACGGGCCGGGCTGCAGTTGAGCTACGTGGCGTCCACGAACTCCATCAGTTTTGTGATCAGCAACATCAATCCAAACGACGTCACCACGGTGGTGCTGCAAAACGCCATCGGCGTGAACGAAAACGACCTCCAGTCCATCATCCCGCAGCTCGTGCAACAATTCTTGCCGTCGCTTGCGGGCGGGCTCGGCTCGCTACCGCTTCCCTCGCTGCTCGGCCTCCAGCCGGTAGGAGTGGAGCTGTCGCGTCTGGGTCAGGTCATCACCATCTTCCTGAACTTCCAGTAACGCGTGGGTCAATCGCCGTTGTCGAGAGGCGGAGGAGGACCGAACCCCCTCCGCCTCTCTTTTTTGCCGCAAGCCCCTGGCCGGAAATAAATGCGGGGTTTTTTTCATCCTCTAAGGGCCGATGACGAGGATGATTGTCAGTGGGTCGGAAGGATGGGCTTCGCAAGCGCATGCAAGCACCCGCGAGGAGAGAAGCGAGAGTTCCGCTGGGGTTCCCCCAGGTCTGATGACACACGAGGTGCTGTTGCCCTCGCAGTACTTCGCCCCAATTTCGGACCGCATCGTGTCGCCAGAGCAGCGGCTCATGCTGGCTATCCTAGAGGATGCTGTTTACACGGTGCTGAAACACGCGGGCTCGCGCAGCCGGCGTGCGCGCCGGCTGGTCCGCGAAGCAGAGCGCTGGATTGCACTTTCGGATCGCTCATGGGTGTTTTCCTTCGAGAACATCTGTGCCGTTCTCGGCTTCGACGCCGAAGTTCTCCGAGCGCGGTTGCGCCGGCTGCAACTGCGCGGCGAACGCGAGGGTTCCACGGGGCTCGCCAAAGTCGCCAACCAGCACCGAGTGGTGGGACGCCAACACCGCGTGGTCCTCGCGCCTTCCATTCGCCGTCGCTTGCGTGCCCAACAAAAAGCCCGCCTAGCGCGGCAAGGGAAATTCGGGGTGTAAGAGGCTCCAGCTCCGTTCGAGCAGCGATCCCTCCTTCTGACGGCGCGTCTTGCGCTACAGGAACGGTTCCTGTTCCATGCCTTTCGGACTCTATCCGGAAGGAGGGAACAACCCATGAGAACTGGCCCGCGAAAATGCAGAGTCGGCTTGCTCCTGCTGGCGCTCGTGTTGGCACCGGCCTGTGCACAACGGCCGCGACAACAGCTCGCTAGTGCTCCGTTGCACGGCGAGCGCGAGGTGCACTTCGGGCTCATGACCCCCACCGATGGCGCCCGGTACGAGGACATCGTGCGCGCCTGGAGAGAGGCGGATCAGCTCGGCTGGCACAGTGCATGGTTGAACGACCATTTCATGCCGGTGTTCGGCGATACCGACCAGAACCAATACGAAGCGTGGACCTTGCTTGCCGCGCTCGCCGCACAAACAGAGCGCATTCGGATCGGCGTGCTGGTCACCGGGAACACTTACCGCAACCCCGCCTTGCTGGCCAAAATGGCTGCTACTGTGGATGAAATTTCTCGAGGCCGCTTGGACCTCGGTATTGGCGCGGGTTGGTATCGCAAGGAGCACTTTGCCTACGGCTTCCACTTTGGGACGAGCCGGGAACGTGCGGAGCGACTCAAAGAAGCCCTCGAGGTGCTGAATCTTCTCTGGGGGCAGCAGCATCCAACTTTTCGGGGAAGGTATTACACCTTGTACCAAGCTCCCTTCGCCCCTCGCGGGGTTCAGCGGCCCCGAGTGCCAATCATTGTCGGGGGACAAGGGAAAAAATGGATCGTTCCCCTCGTTGCCCAGTACGCAGACGGTTGGAACGCCCCGATCCAAACCGACGCTCAGGGATTTGCGGAACGGGTGGAGCTCGTCCGCCGCGAGTGCCGGAGGATTGGCCGCACTGACTGCCCCACGCGTTTCTCGAAGATGTTTGCTCTCGTCACCATCTCCAATGTCCCTTTGGTCGGCCCGGCAGTGCGCGCCGGCGCTCGCTTGCTTCCGCAAGTGGACACGGGCACGGCCAAGCACCTACTTGCGGGGTCCCCGGCCGACATTGCCGAACAAATCCTTCCGTTCGTTCGTGCGGGGTGCAACGAGGTCATCGTGAGCTTCCTGCCGCCATTCGACTCCGACACCATTCGGACTTTCTCAACCGAGGTCATTCCGAGAGTCCGCGCGGCGCTGGCCCCGACTTCGTGAAATCGCTCCTCACCGGTCAACACTTCCGCCCACTGCCTTGCCGCAAGAGCGAATCTCGGTACTTTTGCGGCGCGAGGTGACACCATGGATTGGAACCTTGGCCCCACGGAACGCACGATTCGAGACACGTTTCGCAACTACTTTCGACAACACCTGGAACCTCGTGTTCTGGCAATGGAGCACGGCGAAGAGTTGCCATACCCGCTGATGCGCCAGATGCATCGCGACCTGGGTTTGGATGCATTTCTGGTTCCGCGTGCGCCGGCCGGAGCGGAAACGGAATCATCCGCCCACGGCGGGCTGGATGACCGCACGGCACGCTATGCGCGCACGACGTTTTCTGTGGAAATGGCGCGCATCAGCCCGTCGTTTGCCCTCAGCTACGGTGCCAGTGTGGGGTTGTTTGGCGCGAACGTGCTGCGCCGCGGCACGCCCGAGCAAATTCAACGGTTCGCCGTACCCGTCCTGCGTTGCGAAAAGGTGGGCTCCTGGTGCCTCACGGAGCCGCAGGCGGGCAGCGACGCGCTCGGCGGGATGCGCACCCGCGCACGCTTTGAAGGCGACCACTACGTCCTGAACGGCAGTAAAACCTTCATCACCAATGCCCCCTTCGCGGATGTGTTTCTGGTGTACGCGCGCGTGCAAGGTGGCCCGCTGCACGAGTCCATTCAGCCGTTCATCCTGGAGCGGGGAACCCCGGGGCTCGCCACCGGCGCGCCAATGAAGAAAATGGGGATGCGCGGCTCGCCCACGGGCGAAGTTTTTCTCGACGACGTACACGTCCCCGCCAGCCAACTTCTCGGCGGCGGCGTCCGCCAAAGGGATCACGTGAAGTCCAGCCTGGCACAAGAGCGGCTCGGATTGGCCGCTTTGTCGTACGGCATCGCGGAACGGTGCTTCGAGATCGCTCGCGACTACGCCAAACAACGCCACCAATTTGGGCAACCCATTGCCAACTTCCAACTCGTGCAACACAGGCTTGCGCGGATGTACGTGGCGCTCAGCAATGCGCGGCGCTTTGTGTATGCCGATTACTACAGTGACTTTTCGCTTTCCGAATCGTTGGCCGAGATTTGTGCGGGCAAGTTGTACTGCGCCGAAGTCGGTACTTTCGTGGCCTTCGAAGCGATCCACATCTTGGGAGGTTACGGCTACATGGAAGAGTACACTGTGGAGCGCTTGGCGCGCGACGCCAAGCTCATCGAGCTCGGAGGCGGCACCACGGAAATGCAAATTCTCACCATTGCCCGCGAGATTCTCAAAGCCGATTAGCGTCCTCGGAGGTCACGCAGTCTTTGCACCGCAGCCGCCTTCCGTTTGGCCGCGAAAGCTGATAAGAGCGCGGCCGCCATGGAACTCAACCCTTTTTCCTACGAGTTCCACGAAAATCCGTACCCAGTTTACGCTTGGCTGCGCGAACACGCGCCTTTGTACTACAACGCCGAGCTCGACTTTTACGCCCTCTCGCGTTTTCAGGACGTTTGGGGAGCACTGCAAGACTGGCGCACCTACAGTTCGCGCGACGGCGTGACCTTGGAGCGCATCGACACCACTCTCTTCGAAGTCACGCCCATGATGATCTTCATGGACCCGCCCAAGCACGACCGCTTGCGCCGTTTGGTCAGCACGGCATTCACGCCCCGGCGCATCGCTTCTCTGGAACCGTTTGTTCGCCGACTGGCGCAGGAACTCGTCGCCAAACTTCGCGCGAACGGCGGGGGCGACTTTGTTACCGAGTTTGCCGCCCCGCTTCCCCGCGAGGTGATTTTCACTCTGCTGGGCGTGCCCAGCGCGGATCGCGTGCAACTGCGGGAATGGATGGACCGTGCCCTCGAACGGGATCCGGATACGCCGGCCATTCCCTCCCGGGCCATCGAGGCCAGCATGAACCTGGTTCGCTACTGGTTCCAACTGATCGAATCCTTGCGGCGCCAGCCCAACGATGGGCTCATTTGCGCCTTGTTCGAGGCCGAGCTGGAAACCGAAGACGGCGCCCGCACGCGGCTCACAGACGGCGAAATTGCCGGCTTTTGTGCGCTTCTCGGAGCCGCCGGCAATGAAACGGTCACACGCTTGCTCGGCAACGCCGCGGTGTTGTTTCACCGCCACCCGGATGCCTGGGCCGTCCTCCGCCGCGAGCCCGAGCGCATACCGCCGGCCATCGAAGAAGTTCTGCGCTACTGGCCGCCATCGCAATACCAAGCGCGCACCGTCACGCGCGATGTGGAGTGGTACGGGCGCAAAGTCCCCGCCGGCGCCCGCATCCTGCTTTTGAACGGTGCAGCCACCCGCGATCCACGGATGTTCGCCGATCCCGACCGGTTCGACATCGCCCG
This sequence is a window from Candidatus Binatia bacterium. Protein-coding genes within it:
- a CDS encoding putative acyl-CoA dehydrogenase FadE; this encodes MDWNLGPTERTIRDTFRNYFRQHLEPRVLAMEHGEELPYPLMRQMHRDLGLDAFLVPRAPAGAETESSAHGGLDDRTARYARTTFSVEMARISPSFALSYGASVGLFGANVLRRGTPEQIQRFAVPVLRCEKVGSWCLTEPQAGSDALGGMRTRARFEGDHYVLNGSKTFITNAPFADVFLVYARVQGGPLHESIQPFILERGTPGLATGAPMKKMGMRGSPTGEVFLDDVHVPASQLLGGGVRQRDHVKSSLAQERLGLAALSYGIAERCFEIARDYAKQRHQFGQPIANFQLVQHRLARMYVALSNARRFVYADYYSDFSLSESLAEICAGKLYCAEVGTFVAFEAIHILGGYGYMEEYTVERLARDAKLIELGGGTTEMQILTIAREILKAD
- a CDS encoding putative cytochrome P450, producing the protein MELNPFSYEFHENPYPVYAWLREHAPLYYNAELDFYALSRFQDVWGALQDWRTYSSRDGVTLERIDTTLFEVTPMMIFMDPPKHDRLRRLVSTAFTPRRIASLEPFVRRLAQELVAKLRANGGGDFVTEFAAPLPREVIFTLLGVPSADRVQLREWMDRALERDPDTPAIPSRAIEASMNLVRYWFQLIESLRRQPNDGLICALFEAELETEDGARTRLTDGEIAGFCALLGAAGNETVTRLLGNAAVLFHRHPDAWAVLRREPERIPPAIEEVLRYWPPSQYQARTVTRDVEWYGRKVPAGARILLLNGAATRDPRMFADPDRFDIARQIPLHLSFGYGVHFCLGAALARLEARVALEEFSRAFPRFEVDEAHCIRAHMSNVHGFDHVPFRAR